A genomic segment from Dermacentor silvarum isolate Dsil-2018 chromosome 11, BIME_Dsil_1.4, whole genome shotgun sequence encodes:
- the LOC125941451 gene encoding uncharacterized protein LOC125941451 gives MGADRQTPAMAAARIQRWALLLGAYKYKLMFKPGKLMLNSDALSRLPQMLQAPEPAVEECDDMVLAIDGWDHPAVSRQELKALTAADEMLSSVCRKQTEHRRKPTDDTTWSFAPGDTIYVRNYGVGDKWTPGKVKSTTGARLVTVQTDEGVVRRHTDQVRKRSADTSGTPSAEPQEDPMPTEERALDSSTTSDGSEAPPQLRRSTRTKKPVERYGY, from the exons ATGGGGGCAGATCGCCAGACCCCGGCTATGGCCGCTGCAAGAATTCAAAGGTGGGCTCTGTTGCTGGGAGCTTACAAGTATAAATTGATGTTTAAACCCGGCAAACTGATGCTCAACTCGGATGCACTGAGCCGTTTGCCACAAATGTTGCAGGCGCCGGAACCAGCAGTTGAAGAATGCGATGACATGGTGCTCGCCATCGACGGATGGGACCATCCCGCGGTGTCACGCCAGGAGTTGAAAGCACTGACAGCAGCAGACGAGATGTTATCAAGTGTTTGCCG GAAACAGACAGAACATCGGCGGAAACCCACCGACGACACTACCTGGAGTTTCGCCCCAGGCGACACCATCTACGTCCGCAACTACGGAGTCGGGGACAAGTGGACACCTGGTAAAGTCAAGTCTACCACAGGTGCCCGGTTGGTGACTGTTCAGACGGATGAAGGTGTGGTTCGCAGACACACGGATCAAGTGCGCAAGCGTTCTGCCGACACATCCGGGACCCCATCCGCCGAACCCCAGGAAGACCCGATGCCCACAGAGGAGAGGGCGCTGGATTCCAGTACCACGTCGGACGGCTCAGAAGCCCCGCCCCAACTGCGGCGTTCCACTCGTACGAAGAAGCCGGTAGAGCGCTACGGTTATTAA